GAAGCGCTGGCGCCCTGGCGAGATGCGCTGGCGCTGGTGTGTAGCTGGGCTGCTACATGCCGAGCAGCACTTCCGGTGCGTAGATGGCTACCGGCACATCCCCGCATTGCTGAGTGCACTGGAACGGTCCGCGTCACCGAAAGAAATTGACGCAACAGAGAGAGTTGCCTAAAGTGATGTGGGAGCCGCTAGGAATTTCAACTAACCGAGGGACATGCTCGACGGGACGTCCCCCTGGTAGTGGCAGAAATCGCGGTTGCCGTCCATCAGGACGCCGTACAGGAATTGCTTCATCCACGAGTGGTATGGAAACCGGCATCCAGCGCCTTCGAGGTTCTTCACTACGTATCGACCGCAAGAGCCCCACTTGACCTTCTTGCCGAAGAGCTTCTGGTCGGGGATCTGTGCGTCCCTATTGCCATCCTCGAAGAATTGCTCCTCGTCGAAGACCATACCCACCGCAGCTTGTCCAGACAGACAGACGAGCAACGACACAATTCTCAGTAGATTCAACACGACAGCCTCCCCTATTGTTCGGGATCGAGCTTCCAGATGCTCTGGTCTCCCGAACTTAGGACATAGCCGCCATCGGAAGTCTGTTGGCCGAATTCGAGGCCGGTGCGGGCCTCGAGTGTTTTCGTCCACAGCGTGTCTCCCTGTGAGTTGGTCCTCACGACACGTGCATGGTCCAGATTGTCGAGCGTGATGGTGCCGGAAATGACGAAACCGCCGTCACTGGTCGGCCTAACGCACCGTCCGTCGGATTCTTGGCCATCGGTGAACACCTTCTTCCAGGCAAGGTCGCCGTTCGCATTCGTCTTGAGCAAGACCAAGTTGAACGGCTTGAAGTATCTCAGTATTCCAGCGGCGCGCGCGATGCCCGTCGCAACAAAGCCGCCACCTTGAGCCTCGCAGACGGAGAACATCACTAGCACGTCCGGATAGCCTCGCCTCCAGATCTCATCGCCAAAGGCGTTAGTCTTCAGCAGAACCTCTGAGGCCATGATGTAGCCGCCGTCCGAGGTCTGCCGAACAGGGATGTTGGCATTCCATTGGCCGTAGGACCCATCGTAGCTCTTCCGCCATTCAGCTCTGCCATCCGAGTCCAACTTCAGAACAAAGAGGCTATCGTCCACGGACCATAGCCCGCCTGTGACATATCCGCCATCGGCTGTTTGCTCGACGTTGTAGTTCGTGGCACCCCAGAAGTCCGAGAACAACCACATCTGGTTCCCAGTTGAGTCCAACCTGAACACCGTGACCTTGTCGGAGTCGCCGCTCCCCCCAGCTAGTACGAAGCCTCCGTCCCGGGTTTCGCTCACAGAACACGCATATCCAGTCTTGCCGGCATCAATGCTTCGCTGCCACTCGGTGTTGCCCGAACCGTCTAGCTTGAGCAGATGTACGTCATGCTCACCGCGGCTCGGAGTCACGCTGCCTGCGGCTATGAAACCGCCGTCTCGCGTCTGTACGACCTGGGGAATCCAAGTATCATAGGCTTGGAAAGTCCTCTCCCACTGCACCGGCGGTGGCTCAACGGCCAGAGCCGGACACGCGGCCATGAGCACGGCCGCAACGAGCCAACCTGCACTGCTTCTCACCTTTCCTCCTTTGGCGCGTTCAGCGCCCGGATACGGAGCATGTGCGGACCGGTGTCGAGAAGTCTGAAGCGGCGGGACCCCGCTTTGCCGCTCTCGGCACCCCCTATTGCCCGGATTGTAACTCCTCGTCTTTCGGAGTCAAGCAGAACGGTGAGAACCTGTCAGAGGCGAGTCGGCCACTCCTGCTGTCGGCAAGCCTGAAGAGGGCCACAGGGCAAGCGCTGAGGATTCAGGACTGAGGACAGTAAACCGAACACGGTTGCTGGGGGGCTTTGGTCAGGTCTGATTGCGGAGGTGTGCGCGCGGAGTTCAAGCCGGGTCCGGTTCAGGCGAGACGGGCTGAGAAGAGATGGGCGAGCTAGTTGCGGCGACCGCCAGCGTAGCGGAAGTGACCGATGACCGGCCAGTTGAACAGGCAGTCTTCAAGGTCCGGGCCGCGCATGTTGCGACCGATGTTGTGGACGACCATCGGATTCGTCGCGGTCGATTCCGACTTCCAGACTACCATGCCGATGTGAGTCAGGCCCGGCGCAAGCTGCCAGGCGACGATGTCGCCCGCGCGATAGTCAGCGGCAGAGCTTGAGACGGCGAGCGCCGCATCCTGCCGCCTGAAGAATCTCGTCAGGTTGGGTACGCGGCGGTGGTCAACGCTCGCGTCGGCCCGCGAGATGCCGTAGCTCCGGGGATTCGCGACGATATCCTCGTGGAGGAGCTTCTGCAAGTCCAGGCCAACGCGGCGATAGGCACGGATGATGACGTCCGTGCAAACGCCGATAGTATCGGCCACATCGCCGTTCGGATAGGGAATGTGGTAGTAGGAGGGATCGTACCAGACCCTGTGCTCCAACTGCGCAAGAGCCGCGGCAGCCAGGCGGTCGGAGAAGGTTGACTCAGCCTGCGGCGCTGCTGGCTGAGCCAGCAGAAGCAGGACCAGAGCCAGATGCACGACCAAGTGTACCGATGGTCTTCGCGTGAGCAAGATGCTCCACCTCCCTTCTGTTCCCTCCCCCTTGAGGGGGAGGGAAGGGTGAGGGCGACGCGGGTGAGCCAATGTTGGCACGGATTTCGTGGAGCTCGGTCCGCAGCAAAGCGCTCTTTGACATTCGTCCGCGTCGGGCGAGAATGCTGCCATGGACATCCGCAGCGTCACGCCCACCCTCTGCCGCCTGCTGGGCATCGACCCGCCCGCTGCCTGTAAGGCTCCACCGATAGAGTCCGTGCTTGATGCTTGGAGCTTGAGGCTTGAGGCCGCTCCGCTAGACCGCGTCCTCATCTACGGCGCAGACGCCATTGGCCGTGTCTTCCTTGACAACCATCTTGACCTGAAGAAGCGGCTTGTTGCGGCCTCGGACGTGCAGGTCGAACTGCGGGCGATGATTCCGCCCAAGACCCCGGTCTGCTTCGCTTCGGTGTTCACGGGCGCTCCGCCCGAGGTCCATGGCATCAGGAAGTACGAACGCCCGGTGATCACTTGCGACACGCTATTCGACGCGCTGGCCCGTGCCGGAAAGCGCACGGCCATCGTCGCGGTCAAAGACTGCAGCATGGACATCATCTTCCGCAACCGGGCAATTGACTACTACACCGAAGCGGATGACGCCGCGGTGCTCGATCGCTCCCTGCAACTACTCAAGGACGATCGGTACGACTTCATCGTCTCCTACAACCAGGGATATGACGACGAACTGCACCGGACGAGCCCGGACAGCCCCGAGGCGGTGGCCGCGGCGACCCGACACGTCGAGACATTCATGCGGCTGTGGCAGGCAACCGAAGAGCACTGGGCCACGTACAGCCGCGCGCTCGTGCTCGTCTCAGACCACGGGTCGCACTTCGATGCTGCAAAGGGCAGAGGCGATCACTGCGACGACATTCCCGAGGACATGGATGTCCTGCACTTCTGGCGGCTGCGGCAAGCGGCCCATCCCGATGGCAGCGAGCGCGCGCGCCAGGCTTGGGATGAAGCCGCTGAGACCTGGGAGGACTTCGTCGAGTCGGGCAAGGACTGGTACCGGCATGGGCTGCACGGCCCGGCCCTGATGCGCGCATGCGGCGAAGTGAAGGGTCTCCGCGTCCTCGACCTAGGGTGCGGCCAGGGGTACTTCACACGCCAGCTCGCCCGCGCCGGCGCAGAGGCCTGCGCGGTGGACATCTCGAAGCAGCAGATCGCGAACGCACTGAAGCACGAGCAAGCTGAATCGCAGGGCATTGAATACCGGGTTTCGGATGCGGCCGCCGTCGCCGAACTGTGGCCGGCCGGCAGCTTCGACCTTGTCGTTGCCTGCATGTCACTGCACGACATGCCGGATCCGGGCGCCGCGCTCCAGGCCGCGAGGCGCGCGCTCAAGGACGGCGGCAGATGCGTGTTCTCTGCTTCGCACCCGGTCATGGATGCGCCGCTGCGAGGCTGGGAGCGTGACTCGGCCGGGCGCAAGGTGATGTACCGGCTGGGGCGCTACTTCGACGCTGGGCCGACGGTCTGCCACTGGACCATGAGCCGGCTCAATCGCTATTGGACCACGCCGATTGTGCGGCTCACGATTGAGGGCTGGAGCGAGGCAATCGAGCAGGCCGGATTCCTCATCCGGCGCATCTACGAGCCGCGGCCGACCCTTGAGGATGTCGCGCACGCGCCCCAGCTTGACGACTGCCGCGACTTCCCGTCGTTCCTGGTATTCGATCTCGTGACAAGCAAGGCATGAGGGTTCTCTGTCTCGGCGACAGCCTGACGGAAGGCACGGTCGGGGTCGGGTTCATCCCGTTCCTCGAAGAGATGCTGCAGGGGCATCGGTATGTGAACCTGGGCGTCAACGGAGACACCATAGCCGGGCTCCGTCGTCGGGCCGAGCGACTGCAGGAGCGAGGCGATGCGGCTATCGTCTGGATCGGCACCAACGACGTGATGATGCACCCGGACTGGGTCACCAACAGTGCAGCTGCGGAAGAGGACTACCGGGTGCTGCTGCGGACGGTGGCCGCAAAGGCCGGGGTCACGTTCGCGGTATCGCCGCTGATTGCCGGGGACGACTGCGCGGAGATGTACGACTACTCGCTGGGTCGAGCCGGCGAAATGGTCCGGCGGCTGAGCGACGAAGCCGGCTGTCGACACGTGGACATGCAGGCGTCGTTTGCCTGGCGAAGTGGCCGCGAGTTCACCATCGACGGCGCACACCTGAATGCCGCCGGCGCCCGTTTGGTGGCAGAGATTCTCGCAGAGCATCTTCGCAAGGCCCTGATCTGAGTTCGGGCTCCTGCGCCACGGTACAGGAGCACCAGGAGGCCAGGTGCCGGATTCCGGACCTGCCGGATACCGGGCGCTGCCGATCGCGTAGCGCGACGACCGCGCGCGCGCCCTCCGTGTCCGTCCGGATCCTCGCTGCGCCCTTGTGTCTTGGCAGTGAGTTCCCGTGTCGGTTTCAAGGTACGACACTCCTCCTTGACTGTCTGATGCCCTCTGGTAGATTTTCGCACGCGGGTTCATTGCGAGTGCTGCCGGTATGGATCTCAGTCGCTCCCAGGCAGAGGGGGCGGCACGTGTTCTTCTCGGCTCGAGTTCCGGTGTGAGATCACACAGACATTGTTGCTGCGTTTCCTTTCGGCCAGGAGGCCGCGGTAGGCATCGAGGATCACCCGGGCGGGGCTATGACAGCTGATGACTTCAACCTGGAGTCTCGCTTCCCGACAATGTGGATCGCCTGCGGGGCCCGGATTCTATCGGTACCGGAGGGACGCTCTTGCCCGACCGAAGGGCAGAGGAGGGGGTCTCGGGATCGTGGCACGAATCAGTATCGGCCCGGAAGTACCGGTACTGAGTGAACATGGCAAGACAGGAGGTAGGTGTGCGCCAACAGCGAAGTTCTGGCAGGGTCCCCAAGTGGCCGTTTTCGGTCCTTCTGCTGCTCTCGGTTTTCGGAGCAGGAACCTCCAGAGCCCAAGAGGGACGCGGCACGGCCTTGGTCATCAAAGGGATGGCCCAGTATGAAGACAGCGCCCTCTTCGAGGCCGCCATTGCGACTCTCGATCAAGCTGTGAAATCCCAGCTCAGCTCCCGCGACTCTACACGTGCCCATTTCTACCTGGCCTTCTCCAACTACAAACTGGGGCGGCAGGAGGAAGGGAGCAGGTTCTTAAGGATGATCGCACAGCGGGATCCCGAAGCGAAACTTCCTGTCGGGGCCGAGGAGTTTGCGGAGGAGTTCCAGCGAATCAGGCAGAACCTGAAGGAAGGGATTGTTGTCCCAATTGAACAGCCCCCACCGCCACCTGCCGACACAGCTCCGCCGCCCAGGTCACAGCCGCCGCGTGAGAGCGTCTCCGTGAAGTCCCCGGTATACACGGCACCCCGCCCCGGCAACTATATCATCGGCGCGTCCGCAGGCGCTCTGCTGGGACTGGCGGCATACTCCACTTCGGTGCTGTTCGACAATTTGGCTGCGGACAAGGTCAAGGCATATGGCGGAGCAAGCGATTCGGCTTCTGCTGCCAGGATGAAGGACGAGGCCTTCCGGTATCACTCTCTGGGAAACGTTTTCTACTATTCTTCATATCCTCTGATAGCACTCGGATTCTACGTCGGGCTGAGGATGTCGGAGAGACTCTTCCCCGAAAAGGTCGCTTTCCTGGGAGACGACAGCCCGACTAGAGTCTATTGTTCGTTGGACAAGGACCTGAGCCTCTCCGTGGGGTTGAGGAGGAGCATATGGTGAGATTCGTTGTGACCTTGGTCTGCGGGGCATTGGTCGTCTGCGCCTGCCGGTCTGACCTGGATTTTCCCCCCAGGCTGGTGACCGGTCCGGTTTCGGACACGGCCGGGCTGATTCCGGCGCTTCCAGATTCGGGAGCTGTGCATATCGGCAAGAATGGCTACAGGGCATTTGACCTCGGGGCCATTGTGGCGGACGAAGATGATGCGGATTCAACCATCACGTGGTCGTTGACCCCCGGGCCCGCGTTGGAAGTGAGACTCTACAGCGACACGGCGAGAATAGGACCGGTTCCCAACCAGGTTTGCACGAGCTACGTCGTCTTCACTGCTACAGACCCGGGCGGTCTGAATACCAGCAGGACGTGTCCCATTTCGGTCTTTGAGTTCCTGATTCACCTTGACTCGGTGGTGATGGACCCAAACAGCGTGAGGCAAACGGTGATTGACTATGACTACAGGCCCGACCTGAGAGCCGGGCTCACATGGGACCAACCCGTTTGCGATCCAGCCTGGTTGCCGCAGTGCTCGTTGACGGATTCATCCGGGGCGAAGATCCTCAGGTTGACGACGGGTGATTCAGTTGGCACGACGGGGATCTACCTCAGGGTCAATGACCCGGCCAACCACGTCGATTTCCATCATAGTATCCAGGTGACGATTGAGTAGATGCCGCGGCCTCGGTGTGCCGGAGTTGCCGAAGTGATGAAGGAGC
The window above is part of the candidate division WOR-3 bacterium genome. Proteins encoded here:
- a CDS encoding DUF1287 domain-containing protein, with protein sequence MAAFSPDADECQRALCCGPSSTKSVPTLAHPRRPHPSLPLKGEGTEGRWSILLTRRPSVHLVVHLALVLLLLAQPAAPQAESTFSDRLAAAALAQLEHRVWYDPSYYHIPYPNGDVADTIGVCTDVIIRAYRRVGLDLQKLLHEDIVANPRSYGISRADASVDHRRVPNLTRFFRRQDAALAVSSSAADYRAGDIVAWQLAPGLTHIGMVVWKSESTATNPMVVHNIGRNMRGPDLEDCLFNWPVIGHFRYAGGRRN
- a CDS encoding methyltransferase domain-containing protein, whose amino-acid sequence is MDIRSVTPTLCRLLGIDPPAACKAPPIESVLDAWSLRLEAAPLDRVLIYGADAIGRVFLDNHLDLKKRLVAASDVQVELRAMIPPKTPVCFASVFTGAPPEVHGIRKYERPVITCDTLFDALARAGKRTAIVAVKDCSMDIIFRNRAIDYYTEADDAAVLDRSLQLLKDDRYDFIVSYNQGYDDELHRTSPDSPEAVAAATRHVETFMRLWQATEEHWATYSRALVLVSDHGSHFDAAKGRGDHCDDIPEDMDVLHFWRLRQAAHPDGSERARQAWDEAAETWEDFVESGKDWYRHGLHGPALMRACGEVKGLRVLDLGCGQGYFTRQLARAGAEACAVDISKQQIANALKHEQAESQGIEYRVSDAAAVAELWPAGSFDLVVACMSLHDMPDPGAALQAARRALKDGGRCVFSASHPVMDAPLRGWERDSAGRKVMYRLGRYFDAGPTVCHWTMSRLNRYWTTPIVRLTIEGWSEAIEQAGFLIRRIYEPRPTLEDVAHAPQLDDCRDFPSFLVFDLVTSKA